A stretch of the Nicotiana tabacum cultivar K326 chromosome 6, ASM71507v2, whole genome shotgun sequence genome encodes the following:
- the LOC107830148 gene encoding uncharacterized protein LOC107830148, whose amino-acid sequence MVRKRFHDVRTGALVAKSFDAQKYLKRVGLGKEDYHFWKQVGKALLCTYTLFGVAWLWNETSPLGWWTLKPKPKEEKELAHLYERRKFPYPGDEKAMEEFIAKGGMIGTTIGPKGVVESDKDSYNFQKALQDKKFDQEAFKLWMRMKNEVISELQEKGFDVE is encoded by the exons ATGGTTCGCAAGCGATTTCATGATGTCAGAACAG GTGCTTTGGTGGCAAAATCATTCGATGCCCAGAAATATCTGAAGAGAGTTGGGTTAGGAAAAGAAGACTATCACTTCTGGAAGCAAGTTGGCAAGGCGTTGCTTTGTACTTACACTTTGTTCGGCGTAGCGTGGTTATGGAATGAGACTTCGCCACTTGGTTGGTGGACCCTGAAACCCAAgccaaaggaagaaaaagaactAGCACACCTGTATGAACGCCGGAAATTTCCATATCCAGGTGATGAGAAGGCAATGGAGGAGTTTATTGCCAAAGGTGGGATGATTGGTACCACAATTGGTCCTAAGGGCGTTGTTGAATCCGATAAAGATTCCTATAATTTTCAGAAAGCATTGCAGGATAAGAAATTTGATCAAGAAGCCTTCAAGTtgtggatgaggatgaagaatgaAGTTATTTCGGAGCTCCAAGAGAAAGGGTTTGATGTAGAGTGA